In Fibrobacter sp. UWB15, the following proteins share a genomic window:
- a CDS encoding cell division protein FtsQ/DivIB — MTGSKTTLLGRRIGTNERLRKQERVRKVKHGFECVWSWFKHRGWILAVVLVILSALAIHNRFYLQRFNPLELRHLQYVEIEGNRMLSWEDVMQSAQVETGMLMSELNADSVEAALAQLPMILSVKVEKKFPSSLYIKLHETSPVLTVLSEGRAMIYSEKGFPLPYSVATAMRLPVMDVASMEHVKTITRFLVEMRNSDAELYERVSQVTWSTEDDCMKVYFRDVGFTALFKGQESNKDQFTLYKSLENGFTKDLQCAGEVDMRFLGFAYIRNYDKRCVNG, encoded by the coding sequence TTGACTGGAAGTAAAACCACATTGCTTGGCCGCCGAATTGGCACCAACGAGCGCCTGCGCAAACAGGAACGTGTTCGCAAAGTGAAACACGGGTTTGAATGCGTATGGAGTTGGTTCAAGCACCGTGGCTGGATTCTGGCTGTGGTCCTAGTGATTCTTTCTGCTTTGGCAATACACAACCGTTTCTACTTGCAACGATTCAATCCGCTGGAACTACGCCACTTGCAGTATGTGGAAATTGAAGGCAACCGTATGCTTTCTTGGGAAGACGTGATGCAGAGTGCCCAGGTAGAAACTGGCATGCTTATGTCGGAACTGAACGCCGATTCCGTTGAAGCGGCTTTGGCTCAGCTCCCTATGATATTGTCGGTGAAGGTCGAAAAGAAATTCCCGTCTTCGCTCTATATCAAACTTCACGAAACATCGCCGGTGCTGACAGTACTTTCGGAAGGTCGCGCAATGATCTACTCCGAAAAGGGTTTCCCGCTGCCGTACTCGGTGGCGACTGCCATGAGGCTCCCGGTAATGGATGTGGCATCTATGGAACATGTGAAAACGATTACCCGTTTCTTGGTGGAAATGCGTAATAGCGATGCTGAACTTTATGAACGCGTGTCGCAGGTGACTTGGTCTACTGAAGACGATTGCATGAAGGTCTATTTCAGGGATGTGGGCTTTACCGCTCTCTTTAAGGGCCAGGAATCGAACAAAGATCAGTTTACGCTGTACAAGTCTCTAGAAAACGGATTCACGAAAGATTTGCAATGTGCCGGTGAGGTTGATATGAGGTTTTTGGGCTTTGCCTATATAAGAAATTATGATAAGAGGTGCGTCAATGGATGA
- a CDS encoding FtsW/RodA/SpoVE family cell cycle protein: MENTVANTGMNKLLLVVVLLLICIGVPIVYTASAHFAVSHGLPAEYYLQKHLIKAVFGLILMLGLARFLDYGHWVWLGRITFFVGVVLTVAALVAGHGVKGANRWILGIQPSEIMKLGMLICICGKFSQAGDNIKSVACTIIQPGIFFGITAFLLIMQPNYSMLMMLSMVVICVMLTAGVNYKYLAITIGAAIPPGIVMLLMTGHSSKRIQAFTAAEGEMAASNWQGEHALLALGNGGFSGTGFGMGVQKLGYLPEVHKDVIYAVAGEEFGFMGTFFLLALYAVLFAQGFKIARQSSTRFGKYLAVALTFSLFFNFLVHVCVCVGLFPTTGQPLPFISFGGTNLIYSCVAVGILLNISRPNTGKMIKEPYMSGASLESSAYRNYEFSRSGV; the protein is encoded by the coding sequence ATGGAAAACACAGTCGCAAATACCGGCATGAATAAGCTACTCTTGGTAGTAGTATTGCTGCTGATTTGTATTGGTGTGCCTATTGTCTATACGGCATCGGCCCATTTTGCTGTGTCCCATGGACTTCCTGCAGAATACTACCTGCAAAAGCATTTGATCAAGGCTGTGTTCGGTTTGATTCTGATGCTTGGCCTTGCACGATTCCTGGATTACGGTCACTGGGTCTGGCTCGGTCGCATTACCTTCTTTGTAGGCGTAGTCCTTACGGTGGCGGCCCTTGTGGCTGGCCATGGCGTCAAGGGTGCAAACCGTTGGATTTTGGGGATTCAACCTTCTGAAATCATGAAGCTCGGTATGCTCATCTGCATTTGTGGAAAGTTCTCGCAGGCAGGCGATAACATCAAGAGTGTCGCTTGCACCATCATTCAGCCGGGAATCTTCTTTGGCATTACGGCGTTCCTCTTGATTATGCAGCCGAACTACTCGATGCTTATGATGCTTTCGATGGTCGTGATTTGCGTGATGCTCACGGCTGGTGTGAATTACAAGTACCTCGCCATTACGATTGGTGCCGCCATTCCGCCGGGAATTGTCATGCTGCTCATGACAGGACATTCGAGCAAGCGTATTCAGGCGTTTACGGCTGCCGAAGGTGAAATGGCCGCTTCTAACTGGCAGGGAGAACATGCCTTGCTCGCTTTGGGTAACGGTGGATTTTCGGGAACCGGATTCGGCATGGGCGTGCAGAAACTGGGTTACTTGCCCGAAGTTCACAAAGACGTGATTTATGCGGTGGCTGGCGAAGAATTCGGATTCATGGGAACCTTCTTCTTGTTGGCTTTGTATGCGGTTTTGTTTGCGCAGGGCTTCAAAATAGCTCGTCAGTCTTCGACCCGTTTTGGAAAGTACCTGGCGGTGGCTCTTACGTTCTCGCTTTTCTTCAACTTTTTGGTTCACGTCTGCGTCTGTGTGGGACTTTTCCCCACAACGGGCCAACCTCTCCCGTTTATCAGCTTCGGCGGAACCAATTTAATTTACAGCTGCGTGGCAGTGGGAATCCTGTTGAATATTTCGAGACCCAATACGGGCAAGATGATCAAGGAACCGTATATGAGCGGAGCCTCGCTGGAAAGCAGTGCCTACAGAAACTATGAATTTTCAAGGAGTGGCGTATGA
- the ftsA gene encoding cell division protein FtsA yields the protein MDDNKMDKKKDEYIFGLDIGASKINLFVGVSEGESVRVVECGDFPLKNADDLDSVVETLQQAVQVIENTTRVDVHDVYVGIAGKHVRSLDTQGLVTLPVGEVREEDIENVTKQASTLPTQAGEIIHIFPGEYTLDDEPHIRNPKGLSGRRLKVDVQVVTVRQTALQNLAKCVNRAGLNVAGFVLEPLAAASAVLTNDERELGVALVDIGAGTADIAVFVNDSVRFTYSLEYAGNSITSDISCCLNVPIALSKAEEIKKKYGTCTISNLIEDESFPVPAVGNRGDVSCSRKLLAEIISARVGEIFKLLSEQLKAHKLDTIINGGVVLTGGCCALEGIDDVACRVFGKPARVGRPKGMSGIQDAYQNPSYATGIGLLYYANKQHREKKNRETGTQIAVSVKKGFQRFIEIIRTYL from the coding sequence ATGGATGACAATAAAATGGACAAGAAAAAAGACGAATACATCTTTGGCCTTGACATTGGGGCTTCAAAGATAAACCTGTTCGTGGGTGTATCCGAAGGCGAAAGCGTTCGCGTTGTGGAATGCGGCGACTTTCCGCTGAAGAATGCAGACGACCTGGATTCCGTCGTGGAAACCTTGCAGCAGGCAGTCCAAGTCATTGAAAATACGACCCGTGTCGATGTGCACGATGTCTATGTGGGCATTGCCGGTAAGCATGTGCGTTCCTTGGATACCCAAGGATTGGTGACGCTTCCCGTTGGCGAAGTTCGCGAAGAAGATATCGAAAACGTGACCAAGCAGGCAAGCACCTTGCCGACGCAGGCCGGCGAAATCATTCATATTTTCCCGGGTGAATACACCTTGGATGACGAACCGCATATTCGCAATCCGAAGGGTCTTTCGGGCCGTCGCCTTAAAGTCGATGTCCAGGTGGTGACGGTGCGTCAGACCGCCTTGCAAAATTTGGCCAAGTGCGTGAACCGCGCGGGACTCAATGTGGCAGGCTTTGTCCTTGAACCGTTAGCTGCCGCAAGCGCCGTGCTCACCAACGATGAACGAGAACTTGGCGTAGCTCTGGTCGATATCGGCGCCGGTACAGCCGACATTGCCGTGTTCGTAAATGATTCCGTCCGCTTTACCTATTCTCTTGAATATGCGGGTAATTCCATCACGAGCGATATTAGCTGCTGCCTCAATGTTCCTATTGCTCTTTCTAAGGCCGAAGAAATCAAGAAAAAGTACGGCACCTGTACTATTAGCAATCTTATCGAAGATGAATCCTTCCCGGTGCCTGCTGTGGGCAATCGTGGCGATGTCTCGTGCTCGCGCAAGTTGCTTGCTGAAATTATTTCTGCTCGCGTCGGTGAAATTTTCAAGTTGCTTAGTGAACAGCTTAAGGCCCACAAACTGGACACCATTATTAATGGCGGTGTTGTGCTGACGGGCGGTTGCTGCGCTTTGGAAGGCATTGATGATGTTGCATGCAGAGTTTTCGGAAAGCCGGCCCGCGTTGGTCGCCCGAAAGGCATGAGTGGTATTCAAGATGCTTACCAGAACCCCTCTTATGCGACTGGAATTGGACTTTTGTACTACGCGAACAAGCAACATCGCGAAAAGAAGAATCGTGAAACGGGAACGCAAATCGCTGTATCTGTCAAGAAGGGATTCCAGCGTTTCATTGAAATCATCAGGACTTATTTATAA
- the murF gene encoding UDP-N-acetylmuramoyl-tripeptide--D-alanyl-D-alanine ligase: MYKLDLKIKELLEILETYSVGVDGRTKNRKVNLCMDSREPAKGVVFWPIKGARFDAHQFVTQMEKNGALMSVVNADAEGIENFKMYAPVDDTTKALLKLAKGYQKNFKVKKVAITGSNGKTTTKEMVKAVLSQKYNTHATAGNFNNHIGVPMTLFQLKHSHEAAVIEMGTSGPDEIRPLSLAVEPDVAVITNIGASHLERLKDLDGVFAEKKTIVAGLKKNGVLIVNADDPRLCKCRSNTSYKVVTFGVKRGIIKPEKLEWNEDNCATFFVDRTKFTLNVPGIHNLYNALAAIAVGLQYRVPKADIAKALANFRSTNMRMEIKSANGFKIVSDCYNANPSSTKMALQTIGNMKVNRRIAVLGDMLELGAQTDALHQEMGAMVPEMNFDMLLTVGEKAKLYVKGAKSKGMKAAHHFANVQELIDTLTKIVAEGDVLLIKGSRGMHMETVVDAMLKLTKVKA; this comes from the coding sequence ATGTATAAGCTGGATTTGAAAATCAAGGAACTCCTGGAAATCCTCGAAACCTACTCGGTAGGCGTCGATGGACGTACCAAGAACCGCAAGGTGAATCTCTGCATGGATTCTCGCGAACCTGCCAAAGGTGTTGTGTTTTGGCCGATCAAGGGCGCCCGTTTTGACGCCCACCAGTTTGTAACTCAAATGGAAAAAAATGGAGCATTGATGAGTGTCGTGAACGCTGATGCCGAAGGCATTGAAAACTTCAAGATGTATGCGCCCGTCGACGATACGACGAAAGCGCTCCTCAAGCTCGCCAAGGGCTACCAGAAGAATTTCAAGGTGAAGAAAGTTGCCATTACGGGCAGCAACGGCAAGACCACCACTAAAGAGATGGTGAAGGCCGTTCTTTCGCAGAAGTACAACACGCATGCTACCGCCGGTAACTTCAACAACCACATCGGTGTGCCCATGACGCTGTTCCAGCTCAAGCACAGCCACGAAGCGGCTGTGATCGAAATGGGCACGAGCGGCCCGGATGAAATCCGTCCGCTCTCGCTCGCTGTCGAGCCCGATGTGGCCGTGATTACGAACATTGGTGCCTCTCACCTGGAACGCCTCAAGGATTTGGACGGCGTGTTCGCTGAAAAGAAGACGATTGTCGCTGGCCTCAAGAAGAACGGCGTGCTGATTGTAAACGCTGATGACCCGCGCCTTTGCAAGTGCCGCAGCAATACCAGCTACAAGGTGGTGACTTTCGGCGTAAAACGCGGCATTATCAAGCCCGAAAAGCTCGAATGGAACGAAGACAACTGCGCAACCTTCTTTGTAGACCGCACCAAGTTCACGTTGAACGTGCCGGGCATCCATAACCTCTATAACGCTCTTGCTGCAATCGCCGTCGGCTTGCAGTACAGAGTGCCAAAGGCCGATATCGCCAAGGCTCTTGCGAACTTCCGTTCGACCAATATGCGCATGGAAATCAAGAGCGCAAACGGTTTCAAGATTGTGTCGGACTGCTACAATGCAAACCCGTCTTCGACCAAGATGGCGTTGCAGACTATCGGCAATATGAAGGTGAACCGCCGTATCGCCGTTCTTGGCGATATGTTGGAACTCGGCGCCCAGACCGACGCCCTGCATCAGGAAATGGGTGCTATGGTGCCCGAAATGAATTTCGATATGCTCCTGACCGTGGGCGAAAAGGCAAAACTTTATGTGAAGGGCGCAAAGTCCAAGGGCATGAAGGCTGCTCACCATTTTGCAAACGTTCAGGAACTGATTGACACTCTCACCAAAATCGTGGCTGAAGGCGACGTGCTCTTGATCAAGGGCAGCCGCGGTATGCATATGGAAACTGTGGTGGATGCCATGCTTAAACTCACGAAGGTCAAGGCTTAA
- the murC gene encoding UDP-N-acetylmuramate--L-alanine ligase, which yields MQINDCKRVRKLHFVGIGGAGMSGIAEVLHDNGFVVSGSDTGESQVIDYLKGLGIKVFSKHEASNVEDTDLVVYSSAVPHDNPELVEARNRHIPVIRRAEMLGELMRMKYTLSIAGTHGKTTTTSIVGQIWEEAGLDPTIIVGGVVKGKGSGAKVGKGDYLIAESDEFDRSFLSMMPSSAIITNIDADHLDTYENIEDIKDAFVQFANKIPFYGQVIVCLDDPNVQQILARLKKPVITYGFSRQAKYRVDNLRFEKGYPVFEILNDGESLGEFKLQIPGRHNVLNATAAVALAIEEGISADIARKACAEFEGVKRRFEFIGEKNDVLVFDDYAHHPTEATATLLGFRDAFPDRRIIVAFQPHLFTRTRDQHDAFGGAFANCDVLLVTDIYASREKPIEGVTGALVSNSASDRGHRDSRFVGDQMNLLPILKKELQPGDVVVLMGAGNIWKLGERILKECL from the coding sequence ATGCAGATTAATGATTGTAAGCGTGTCCGTAAGCTTCATTTCGTTGGTATCGGTGGCGCCGGCATGTCCGGTATTGCCGAAGTGCTCCACGATAACGGTTTCGTGGTGAGCGGCTCCGATACCGGTGAAAGCCAAGTGATTGATTACCTGAAGGGCCTTGGCATTAAGGTTTTCTCGAAGCACGAAGCCTCTAATGTGGAAGATACGGACTTGGTGGTTTATTCTTCTGCGGTTCCGCACGATAACCCGGAACTTGTTGAAGCTCGTAACCGCCACATTCCGGTGATTCGCCGCGCCGAAATGCTGGGCGAACTCATGCGCATGAAGTACACGCTTTCGATTGCTGGCACTCACGGCAAGACCACGACCACCTCTATCGTGGGTCAAATTTGGGAAGAGGCCGGCCTTGACCCGACCATTATCGTGGGCGGTGTTGTCAAGGGTAAAGGCTCGGGCGCTAAGGTCGGTAAGGGTGATTACCTGATTGCCGAAAGTGACGAATTTGACCGCAGCTTCCTTTCGATGATGCCGTCTTCTGCAATCATCACAAACATTGACGCAGACCACTTGGATACCTACGAAAACATTGAAGACATCAAGGATGCCTTCGTGCAGTTCGCGAACAAGATTCCGTTCTACGGCCAGGTGATTGTCTGCTTGGACGATCCGAATGTGCAGCAGATTTTGGCACGCCTCAAGAAACCGGTGATTACTTACGGTTTTTCGCGCCAAGCTAAGTACCGCGTAGACAATCTGCGTTTTGAAAAGGGTTACCCTGTATTTGAAATTTTGAACGACGGCGAAAGCTTGGGCGAATTCAAGCTCCAGATTCCGGGCCGTCACAACGTGCTGAATGCAACCGCTGCTGTGGCCCTCGCTATTGAAGAAGGTATTTCTGCCGATATCGCCCGCAAGGCCTGCGCCGAATTCGAAGGCGTCAAGCGCCGCTTCGAATTCATCGGCGAAAAGAACGATGTTCTTGTCTTTGATGACTACGCTCATCATCCGACCGAAGCAACAGCTACTTTGCTTGGCTTCCGCGATGCTTTCCCGGACCGCCGCATTATCGTTGCCTTCCAGCCGCACTTGTTTACGCGTACCCGCGACCAGCATGATGCCTTTGGCGGTGCCTTTGCAAACTGCGATGTGCTCTTGGTAACTGACATTTACGCTTCCCGCGAAAAGCCGATTGAAGGCGTGACGGGCGCGCTTGTGTCGAACAGTGCTTCGGACCGCGGCCACCGTGATTCCCGCTTTGTAGGCGATCAGATGAACCTGCTGCCGATTCTCAAGAAGGAATTGCAGCCGGGCGATGTGGTGGTGCTCATGGGCGCTGGCAACATCTGGAAGCTTGGTGAAAGAATCCTGAAGGAATGCCTGTAG
- a CDS encoding UDP-N-acetylmuramoyl-L-alanyl-D-glutamate--2,6-diaminopimelate ligase gives MISETLMQKLNVQGLCDDSRRVKAKDLFFSMPGAISIDKSDEFARTAVAAGAVAVVSETVAPEGLTSKWIQVADVKAARLEAAKIFYKDPFAKLNAHAVTGTNGKTTSAFLMDAMLSAAGHKVALLGTIKNKIGETSVPATLTTPGLLDLYAFAAKAVEAGCTDLVMEASSHSLDQGRMAGVLYKSALFSNLTQDHLDYHKTMDAYFEAKKLLFTRYLADDGVAVINIDDAYGKKLYDSLAGIEADRRVAVSRLGVVSALVKPEGAVQNTEDGLKMLLPAISAEPFETPLCGDFNVDNVMLVLAWAKAIGLAESAMRKALAEVRVPGRFEKVWNKNGRHVIVDYAHTPDALERVLTTARSLCRGKLSCVFGCGGDRDKTKRPIMGAIAERLSDKAWLTSDNPRTENPTDIINDVRAGMKTDKFSVVEKREEAIAKACAELKDGDWLVIAGKGHEDYQIVGKTKHHFDDREEAVKAMENV, from the coding sequence ATGATTTCTGAAACGTTGATGCAGAAATTGAATGTACAGGGCCTGTGCGACGACTCCCGCCGCGTGAAGGCGAAAGACTTGTTTTTCTCGATGCCGGGTGCAATATCGATCGATAAGTCCGATGAATTTGCTAGAACTGCGGTGGCTGCCGGTGCGGTGGCCGTGGTGAGCGAAACGGTTGCTCCCGAGGGACTGACATCCAAGTGGATACAAGTTGCCGACGTGAAGGCTGCACGCCTTGAAGCGGCGAAGATTTTCTATAAGGACCCGTTTGCAAAGCTTAATGCTCATGCTGTGACGGGTACGAATGGTAAGACAACAAGTGCGTTCCTGATGGATGCGATGCTTTCGGCTGCTGGCCATAAGGTTGCTCTCCTTGGAACAATCAAGAATAAAATTGGCGAAACTTCGGTGCCCGCTACATTAACGACGCCGGGGCTATTGGATCTGTATGCCTTTGCCGCAAAAGCAGTCGAGGCCGGTTGTACGGACTTGGTGATGGAAGCGTCTTCGCATTCCTTGGATCAGGGCCGTATGGCAGGTGTGCTTTACAAGAGTGCCTTGTTTAGCAACCTGACTCAAGATCACCTCGATTACCATAAGACGATGGATGCCTACTTTGAGGCAAAGAAACTTTTGTTTACGCGTTACCTTGCTGATGATGGCGTTGCCGTTATCAATATCGATGATGCGTACGGAAAGAAACTATACGATTCCCTAGCCGGGATAGAAGCGGACCGGAGGGTGGCTGTCTCGCGTCTAGGGGTCGTTAGTGCTCTTGTGAAGCCCGAAGGTGCCGTGCAGAATACCGAAGACGGTCTCAAGATGCTGTTGCCTGCCATTAGTGCAGAACCGTTTGAAACTCCGTTGTGTGGCGACTTTAATGTAGACAACGTGATGCTGGTGCTTGCTTGGGCAAAGGCGATTGGCCTTGCCGAATCTGCCATGCGCAAGGCTTTGGCAGAAGTCCGCGTTCCGGGCCGTTTCGAAAAAGTCTGGAACAAGAATGGTCGCCACGTGATTGTGGACTACGCCCACACTCCCGACGCCCTTGAACGCGTCCTTACGACCGCTCGTAGCCTCTGCCGCGGCAAGCTTTCGTGTGTGTTCGGCTGCGGTGGAGACCGCGACAAGACCAAGCGTCCGATTATGGGGGCGATCGCCGAACGCCTCTCCGATAAGGCCTGGCTCACTTCGGACAATCCGCGTACCGAAAATCCGACGGACATCATCAACGATGTTCGTGCAGGTATGAAGACGGACAAGTTTAGCGTGGTCGAAAAGCGCGAAGAGGCAATAGCCAAGGCTTGTGCGGAACTTAAAGATGGCGACTGGTTGGTGATTGCGGGCAAGGGGCACGAAGACTATCAAATTGTGGGCAAGACCAAACACCATTTTGATGACCGCGAAGAAGCGGTGAAGGCGATGGAAAATGTATAA
- the murG gene encoding undecaprenyldiphospho-muramoylpentapeptide beta-N-acetylglucosaminyltransferase, whose translation MKKFLFVCGGTGGHIFPAVAIADSLKKMGVTDITFAGRKDSMEERLVAKNWPYEYISAVPLHRGPFLKNLALPFNLSKALVRAKSVIKKVKPDVVVATGGYVSLPIVLAAGTAGIPVYLQEQNAVAGVANKVGARYAKTVFVTSDEAAKYFPTEKCMIFGNPVRELPVGDSLPRPAEFAPGKKAVFIVGGSQGAVGINNKIEESVKAIAARDDVSVVWQVGVKNVESISSRVGEVKNIAIRGFLDGIYAYMKHADLIISRAGASALAEILAFGKPSILLPFPHATANHQEHNARVVEKAGAALVELDAEENHLWEKVEQLLADESRLNSMALAAKKLGMPDAADQIARVILSKEND comes from the coding sequence ATGAAAAAGTTCCTTTTCGTATGTGGCGGTACCGGCGGACATATTTTCCCGGCCGTAGCCATTGCAGATAGCCTTAAGAAAATGGGCGTGACGGACATTACCTTTGCTGGCCGTAAGGATTCTATGGAAGAACGCCTTGTGGCAAAGAATTGGCCCTACGAATATATTTCGGCCGTTCCTCTGCACCGTGGCCCGTTCCTCAAGAATTTGGCGTTGCCTTTCAACTTGTCCAAGGCCTTGGTGCGCGCCAAGAGTGTGATTAAGAAAGTGAAGCCCGACGTTGTCGTTGCAACCGGCGGTTACGTGTCGCTTCCGATCGTGCTTGCCGCAGGCACTGCTGGTATTCCGGTTTATTTGCAGGAACAGAACGCCGTGGCTGGTGTTGCCAACAAGGTGGGTGCACGTTACGCCAAGACGGTCTTTGTGACTTCGGATGAAGCGGCCAAGTATTTCCCCACTGAAAAATGCATGATTTTTGGAAACCCGGTGCGTGAATTGCCTGTGGGTGATTCCTTGCCGCGTCCCGCCGAATTTGCTCCGGGCAAGAAGGCCGTGTTTATTGTGGGCGGCTCCCAGGGTGCAGTAGGTATCAACAACAAGATTGAAGAAAGCGTCAAGGCAATTGCAGCCCGTGACGATGTATCCGTGGTTTGGCAGGTGGGTGTCAAGAACGTGGAATCCATCAGTTCTCGCGTGGGTGAAGTCAAGAACATCGCTATTCGCGGATTCTTGGATGGCATTTACGCCTACATGAAACATGCCGACTTGATTATTAGCCGTGCTGGCGCTTCTGCCTTGGCCGAAATCTTGGCCTTCGGCAAGCCTTCAATCCTTTTGCCGTTCCCGCACGCTACCGCGAATCACCAGGAACATAACGCCCGCGTAGTGGAAAAAGCGGGTGCCGCTTTGGTGGAACTCGATGCCGAAGAAAATCACCTGTGGGAAAAGGTGGAACAGCTTTTGGCTGATGAATCCCGTTTAAATTCCATGGCCCTTGCGGCTAAAAAGCTCGGTATGCCCGATGCTGCCGACCAGATTGCTCGTGTAATCCTCTCTAAGGAGAATGATTAA
- a CDS encoding penicillin-binding protein: MNIVNMDALSVAKMIVLGAIGVLAWQTFNIQVLNREVYQKETKDQTTRTRNIYAERGEILDRNGVVFAKNLRDTGKAEDYSRIFLQGKLASQIVGKVNYDGKGSMGMERMYDLRLRGNEGFRVGVKDAREREILGRSENVAEAKPGKNLVLTIDRDMQEIVEKALKDGVIEFSAASASAVVVDPYTGEILAMASYPTFDPNSKKQGVGKMAKNDIVAMSYEPGSTFKVITAAAALENGVMPEDTVFVDEGKCWSWSARAERICDTHIYGDMDMAEAMVQSSNIVYAKVADKVGAEKLYRMARNFGFGMKTSENLAGEEAGRLYMPYELTRDDRTLKTMGFGHAVSVTPIQMVMAYAAIANGGTLMEPMIVKEWRDSDGNLVEKKEPVKVRRVISERTAASIRKMLNRVVNSGTAKRVASKKIPDVIFGGKTGTAEKYNQETGKYDREHQVASFIGLAPVEDVRYVCMVLVDDPNADKLYGHTGGATAGPIFRRIMEGIYYHPRLSPASHELAFVSKKSACDGDYVGMLGETAKSVAAGKKCPVVFEGEGSRVLAARRDMTDSVGLVLKLGEVDASTMPDLKGLSLKDALEIAGNIRMNVEYTGMGRVVSQSPKVGETLHKGQICKLTLKERG; this comes from the coding sequence ATGAATATTGTGAATATGGATGCTCTGTCGGTTGCAAAGATGATTGTGCTGGGCGCTATTGGCGTTCTGGCATGGCAGACCTTTAACATTCAGGTGCTGAACCGCGAAGTGTACCAGAAGGAAACCAAGGACCAGACGACACGTACTAGGAATATTTACGCCGAACGCGGCGAAATCCTGGACAGGAATGGTGTGGTTTTTGCAAAGAACTTGCGTGATACCGGCAAGGCTGAAGATTATAGCCGCATTTTCTTGCAGGGTAAGCTTGCCTCCCAGATTGTGGGCAAGGTGAATTACGATGGCAAGGGTAGCATGGGCATGGAACGCATGTACGACTTGCGCCTGCGCGGTAATGAAGGATTCCGCGTGGGTGTCAAGGATGCAAGGGAACGCGAAATTTTGGGACGTTCTGAAAACGTGGCCGAAGCCAAACCGGGCAAGAATCTGGTGCTGACGATTGATCGCGACATGCAGGAAATCGTGGAAAAGGCTTTGAAGGATGGCGTGATAGAATTTAGCGCCGCAAGCGCCTCTGCCGTGGTGGTAGACCCCTACACGGGTGAAATTCTGGCCATGGCAAGTTACCCGACATTTGACCCGAACTCCAAAAAGCAGGGTGTGGGCAAAATGGCGAAGAACGACATTGTGGCAATGTCTTATGAACCGGGCTCTACCTTCAAGGTGATTACGGCTGCGGCTGCTCTCGAAAACGGCGTGATGCCTGAAGATACCGTTTTTGTAGATGAAGGTAAGTGCTGGAGTTGGAGCGCCCGTGCCGAACGCATTTGCGATACTCATATCTATGGCGATATGGATATGGCCGAAGCGATGGTTCAGTCTTCGAACATTGTCTATGCGAAGGTTGCCGACAAGGTGGGCGCAGAAAAACTTTATCGCATGGCTCGCAATTTTGGCTTTGGCATGAAGACTTCCGAAAACTTGGCCGGTGAAGAAGCGGGCCGCCTCTACATGCCTTACGAACTTACGCGAGATGACCGTACTCTTAAAACGATGGGCTTTGGCCACGCCGTGTCTGTGACACCGATCCAGATGGTGATGGCTTATGCTGCAATCGCCAATGGGGGCACTTTGATGGAACCCATGATCGTGAAGGAATGGCGCGATTCCGACGGTAACTTGGTCGAAAAGAAGGAACCGGTAAAGGTGCGCCGCGTGATTTCGGAACGTACGGCAGCCTCGATTCGCAAGATGCTGAATCGCGTGGTGAATAGCGGTACGGCAAAGCGCGTTGCAAGCAAGAAGATTCCGGATGTGATTTTTGGCGGAAAGACCGGTACGGCTGAAAAGTATAACCAGGAAACCGGCAAGTACGATCGCGAACACCAGGTGGCATCGTTTATTGGGCTTGCCCCGGTGGAAGATGTGCGCTATGTGTGCATGGTGCTGGTGGACGACCCGAATGCCGACAAACTGTACGGTCATACGGGTGGTGCTACGGCAGGTCCGATTTTCCGTCGTATTATGGAAGGCATTTACTACCATCCGAGACTTTCGCCGGCTTCGCATGAACTTGCCTTTGTGAGCAAGAAGTCGGCTTGCGATGGTGATTATGTGGGAATGCTTGGAGAAACGGCGAAGTCCGTGGCTGCAGGCAAGAAATGCCCGGTGGTTTTTGAAGGCGAAGGTTCTCGCGTGCTGGCGGCGCGTAGGGACATGACCGATTCTGTAGGACTCGTGCTTAAGCTTGGTGAGGTTGATGCCTCCACGATGCCTGACCTGAAGGGCCTTTCGCTGAAAGATGCTCTTGAAATTGCCGGTAACATTCGTATGAACGTGGAATATACTGGTATGGGCCGCGTGGTATCCCAGTCCCCGAAGGTAGGGGAGACACTCCACAAAGGTCAGATTTGCAAGCTTACGCTCAAGGAGAGAGGCTAA